Genomic segment of Pseudomonadota bacterium:
TGCATCCCTGGGTTACAGGGTGTCTGGCTAAGCCAGTGCTGCTGCACGAACTGATAGCAAGGTATGGCTCCCCAGTGCACGTTATGCGCCCCGACCTGTTAGCTCAGAACATAGAGAGATTTCAGGCAACACTAGGCGCTCTAACGGTAAGGCATCAACTTTTTTACACCCGTAAGGCTAATAAGTGCGCGGCCCTGGTGCGTGCAGCTATTGGGGCCGGTATAGGTATTGATGTTTCGAGTAAAGATGAGCTGGTTTCATCCCTTGCACTCGGTTGCGCGCCGCAATCTATCGTAGTGACGGCGGCAGCGAAACCGGCGCAGCTATTAGAGCAGATTACCCAGCATGCTCCCGTAGTGGTGCTAGATAACGCTAGCGAGATTCCGCTGCTTAAAGAGGCCGCAGCGCTGCGCGGGGCTCCTCTGGATATTCTTATTCGTGTTTGTGATTTTCCTGCTAGTGAATCACCCTGGCCAAGCCGCTTCGGAGTTCCGGCAGGGCAGGTGTCAGAACTGCTAAGTGGTTGGAGATCGAATGCAGCAGCGCTTAATCTGCGTGGGTTTCACTTTCACCTCGATGGGTATTCAATCGCCGAACGGGGTGCGGCGCTGCAGTACTGTATAAAATTGATCGATCAGGCGCGCTCGCTTGGGCTAGAGCCAGATACGATCGATGCTGGTGGTGGAATTATGGTGCGCTACCTTGCACGCGAGGAGCAGCTAGGGAACTTTATCGAGGCGCTCAAAACTTCACTCTCAGTAGAGCAAGCTCCCATTACATTTAGGGGGGATGCTTTAGGGCTAACGGTCGATAACGGAATGGTCTCTGGAGCACCACGACTCTATCCATTCGCTACCCCTGTTGCAATGGAGAGCTGCATTGAGGAGATCCTTGGTTGGTGCCCATTAGGGAGCAGCGTTACGGTTGCGGAGGCCTTAATCAAGCGCGACATTAAGGTCTGTTTTGAACTCGGCCGAGCATTGCTTGACCAGGTCGGTATAACGGTGGCCCGGATTGATGCAGTAAAGCGTTTGAGTGACGGCGATATCGCGCTAACCCTAGAGATGAATCAAACTAACAACCGCGCAGTAAGTGCTGATTTTTGCGTTGATCCATATTTTATCACAGCTATTGCCGATGATGGGCAAAGCAGCGGGGCGTTCCTGTTCGGCGATACCTGCATGGAGAGCGATCTTATACTAAAGCGACGGGTCAGGATCCCTGCAACGATTGCGCGCGGGGACCTGTGCGTATTTTTCAATACCGCTGGATATCATATGCACCTTTTCGAGAATGCAGGACACCGCAACACGTTGCCCTATAACATCATCATGAATCCAGATATGACTTGTACCCAGGAACAGGAGTGTCACCAATGATAGCAAAAAACGATATATCTCAGCTTACAAAGGTATCTGAAGGTGTGCGCCAGGAGCTGGCTGCAGAGCTTAGAGCTGCCGATGTTAATTGGAAGCAAGCTTACGGGGAGTATCAGTCCGGGGGGTGGTATGTGGCTCCCTTAGCGAACTCGCAGGGCTCAGAAGATCAGCTTAAGCTCGACGCAGGAGCCCCATGCGCAACGCCGCTGCTTGGCCGCATGCCATCCGTACAGAGGTTCTTGGATTCAACGGAGCTAGACTACAGGCTCGTACGGCTCGCCCGTATAGCTCCGGGAGCGTTTATGCATGAGCATAACGACGAGGTTGGTATCCAACAGGAGCGACTACGGTTACATCTACCGATTACTACGCAGCCAGACGCGGTGCTTAGCTTTGATGGTGTAAATGTACATGCAGCAGAGGGTTATCTGTGGAAGCTTGACCATGAGAGGGTTGCGCATGCGGCAGCAAATTTCGGAAAGACCGGTCGGGTTCATCTGATCGTGGATTGTTTGGTAAACGATCGGCTCAGGGAGCTTGTCGCCGGGGAAGCACTTGATCAGAGCCTTGTACTTCCTAAACCGATCCTGAGTGTTGCGTTCAAGCGTGAGCTGATGGCCTGTTCCATTGAGTTACTACATGCAGGTCAGCAGCAAAAAGCGGAAGATAGGTTGCTAGCAACTTTCTCACGCTTTGATCTGCAGGGCGGCTCATCTTATGATCTGCTGATCGAGATGTACGAAAGCCTGCCGCACTATACGGAACGACTTGAGTACTGGCGCGAGCGGCTTAAAGAGGTGCGCGGCAGAACGGAACGGTTACAGTAAGGTTACCGGTAAAGTTGCGAGCCACTCAGCATACTCTTGCGAGCCACTCAGCATACTCCCGCGACGAGAGCTTTAGTCCGCTCGGCTGAGTACGCCACCGTTTATGAAACCACACCCAACTCCTCAAGACGACGAGGCGAGCGGGCTAAACTTGCGGCTCGTTCCGCAAAGGAAAAAGAGAGCGAACCAGAGAGCAACTATAGCGACTACCGGAGTGAGTTCCGTAAGAGTGCTTGGGCTGCCTGCATTAAGCGCATCTATGAGATAGATCCACTTGAGTGCCCCAAGTGCAAGGCGCAGATGAGGATTATCGCCTTTATTCAAGATGAGCACTCAATCAAAGATATTATGAGGGCAGAGGGTCTCCCAGACTTCAGAGCACCGCCAGCTATCCCAAAGTTCATAGATATCTCGCAGGATACCTATGAGCTTTCCTCTAGTGACTCTTTCGAGCCATAACCTGATGACTCATTTGATGACGGGGTGGGGGACGTATAGCTGCCATGCTATTTTTCGCTACTTAGCTTGTCCCCTCGTGTTCTTCTGGTAGGTCAAAAACGGTAATCTGTTGACGATAAACAACTTTTCTACAACTTTCGGCCATACCAAGGGCCCTGTAAGGGTCCTGTTGCAATGTCGAGACCGCAGATCAGCTACTTGCGGAAAATGAATTGATTTTCCTATCCGTCATGGACTCCTTGCCGACGGCTATTGGAGAGAGGGCATAT
This window contains:
- a CDS encoding aspartyl/asparaginyl beta-hydroxylase domain-containing protein, translating into MIAKNDISQLTKVSEGVRQELAAELRAADVNWKQAYGEYQSGGWYVAPLANSQGSEDQLKLDAGAPCATPLLGRMPSVQRFLDSTELDYRLVRLARIAPGAFMHEHNDEVGIQQERLRLHLPITTQPDAVLSFDGVNVHAAEGYLWKLDHERVAHAAANFGKTGRVHLIVDCLVNDRLRELVAGEALDQSLVLPKPILSVAFKRELMACSIELLHAGQQQKAEDRLLATFSRFDLQGGSSYDLLIEMYESLPHYTERLEYWRERLKEVRGRTERLQ